In a single window of the Pseudomonadota bacterium genome:
- a CDS encoding energy transducer TonB: PKPKPKPKPEPKPEPKPEPKPEPEPVQDNTPVVAQSVQAPQEETGDNATPQATGSGNRVEAGGDPGTLNTYKARVLKKLLRAKRYPRSAKRAGVEGAPVIAFLVRRDGTVEDLVLLRSSGDDRLDRETIKMVNRAKPFPTFPKDLTGDVFPIRVRITYKLD, from the coding sequence CCCAAGCCCAAGCCCAAGCCCAAGCCCGAGCCCAAGCCCGAGCCCAAACCGGAACCCAAGCCTGAGCCTGAGCCGGTGCAAGACAACACGCCTGTGGTCGCGCAATCGGTGCAAGCGCCCCAGGAAGAGACCGGTGACAACGCCACACCACAGGCCACGGGTTCTGGCAACCGGGTCGAAGCCGGGGGCGATCCGGGCACGCTCAACACGTACAAGGCCAGGGTGCTGAAGAAGCTGTTGCGCGCGAAGCGCTATCCCCGGTCCGCGAAACGGGCAGGCGTGGAAGGGGCGCCTGTCATCGCGTTTCTCGTCAGACGAGACGGTACCGTGGAGGATCTGGTGCTGTTGCGCAGCTCAGGCGACGATCGACTGGACCGCGAGACGATCAAAATGGTGAATCGTGCCAAACCGTTTCCGACATTTCCGAAGGACCTCACCGGTGATGTCTTTCCGATTCGGGTTCGAATCACTTACAAGCTGGACTGA